Proteins encoded within one genomic window of Tachysurus vachellii isolate PV-2020 chromosome 16, HZAU_Pvac_v1, whole genome shotgun sequence:
- the slc35e3 gene encoding solute carrier family 35 member E3 yields the protein MSPVVWKLLSNSRIVSGLMVNLLSSICIVFINKWIYVHYGFPNMTLTLVHFVVTWLGLFVCQKMDIFSPKSLRASSILLLALSFCGFVALTNLSLQNNTIGTYQLAKAMTTPVIILIQTTYYRKSFSTNIKLTLVPITLGVILNSYYDVKFNLLGIVFATLGVLVTSLYQVWVGAKQHELQVNSMQLLYYQAPMSSAFLLTIVPFFEPLTGEGGIFGPWSPQALAMVFLSGIIAFLVNMSIYWIIGNTSPVTYNMFGHFKFCITLLGGYVLFQEPLSLHQGLGIACTLGGILSYTHFKLSEQEEGKGRLAQRP from the exons ATGTCTCCGGTTGTGTGGAAGCTGTTGTCTAACAGCAGGATCGTGTCAGGGCTGATGGTCAACCTGCTCTCCTCCATATGCATCGTCTTCATCAACAAATGGATCTACGTGCATTACGGCTTCCCCAACATGACCCTGACTCTGGTGCACTTCGTGGTCACATGGCTGGGGCTCTTCGTGTGCCAGAAGATGGACATTTTCTCCCCGAAGAGTCTGCGAGCTTCCAGCATCCTGCTCCTGGCGCTGAGCTTCTGCGGCTTCGTGGCTCTGACCAACTTGTCTCTGCAGAACAACACCATCGGGACGTACCAGCTGGCCAAAGCCATGACCACCCCGGTCATCATCCTCATCCAGACCACCTACTACAGGAAGAGCTTCTCCACCAACATCAAACTCACGCTG gtgcCGATCACGTTAGGCGTGATCCTGAACTCCTACTACGATGTGAAGTTTAACTTGTTGGGGATCGTCTTCGCCACGCTGGGGGTCCTGGTCACCTCTCTGTACCAAGTG tgggTTGGAGCGAAGCAGCATGAGCTGCAGGTGAACTCCATGCAGTTGTTGTATTACCAGGCCCCCATGTCCTCCGCTTTCCTCCTCACAATCGTCCCCTTCTTCGAGCCCCTCACCGGAGAGGGGGGCATCTTCGGCCCCTGGTCTCCACAGGccctg GCGATGGTGTTCCTGTCCGGAATTATTGCCTTCCTGGTGAATATGTCCATCTACTGGATCATTGGGAACACGTCTCCCGTCAC CTACAACATGTTTGGTCACTTTAAGTTCTGCATCACGCTGCTCGGAGGTTACGTGCTGTTCCAGGAGCCGCTGTCTCTGCACCAGGGTCTGGGCATCGCCTGTACGCTCGGCGGCATCCTGAGCTACACACACTTCAAACTGAGCGAGCAGGAGGAGGGGAAGGGCCGGCTCGCTCAGagaccctga